A genomic window from Bdellovibrio sp. SKB1291214 includes:
- a CDS encoding ABC transporter ATP-binding protein: MATIEFSNIAKSFGTAKVLKDINLEIASGEFLVLVGPSGCGKSTLLRTLAGLETLDSGTIKVGGKVINNVEPQDRDLAMVFQSYALYPHMTVEENMGFGLKLQKLSVTEITKRVKEIADLLQISHLLARRPKELSGGQRQRVALGRALARKTPVILFDEPLSNLDAHLRTQMRVEIKRLHENSKSTMIYVTHDQMEATTMGDRIAVLKDGVIEQVGTPTEIYHRPKNMFIASFIGSPEMNFIEGAVVRRMPWPEAQKADQVLGIRPESFRFNNGDLKSNEVALGDFTVELSENLGGQQMLHGQLEGQTVRIITDSMDKFSKGQKVSLKIDLTKAHLFDKKSGQNQRL; this comes from the coding sequence ATGGCGACTATTGAATTTTCTAACATCGCAAAAAGCTTCGGTACTGCCAAAGTTCTTAAAGACATCAATTTGGAAATCGCTTCCGGTGAATTCCTTGTGCTTGTGGGTCCTTCTGGTTGCGGTAAATCCACGTTACTTCGTACTTTGGCGGGTCTTGAAACTTTGGATTCAGGAACTATCAAAGTCGGCGGCAAAGTTATCAACAATGTTGAGCCTCAAGATCGTGATTTGGCGATGGTGTTCCAAAGCTATGCCCTTTACCCGCACATGACGGTTGAAGAAAACATGGGCTTTGGATTGAAGTTGCAAAAACTGTCTGTCACGGAAATCACGAAACGCGTGAAAGAAATAGCGGATCTTTTGCAGATCTCCCACCTATTGGCTCGTCGTCCAAAAGAACTTTCGGGCGGTCAACGTCAACGTGTGGCTTTGGGTCGTGCTTTGGCTCGTAAAACTCCGGTGATTTTGTTTGACGAACCTCTTTCTAATTTAGATGCCCATTTGCGCACGCAAATGCGTGTCGAGATCAAACGCCTTCACGAAAACTCTAAGTCCACAATGATCTATGTAACCCATGATCAAATGGAAGCGACAACTATGGGTGATCGAATCGCCGTTCTTAAAGATGGCGTGATCGAACAGGTTGGGACTCCAACAGAAATCTATCACCGCCCTAAAAACATGTTCATCGCCAGCTTCATAGGCTCCCCTGAAATGAATTTCATTGAAGGCGCCGTGGTACGCCGCATGCCTTGGCCAGAAGCTCAAAAGGCTGATCAAGTTTTGGGTATTCGCCCTGAAAGCTTCAGATTCAATAATGGCGATCTGAAATCAAATGAAGTGGCACTGGGTGATTTTACGGTAGAACTTTCAGAAAATCTCGGTGGTCAGCAGATGCTGCATGGCCAATTAGAGGGACAAACTGTGAGAATTATTACGGATTCTATGGATAAATTTTCTAAGGGACAGAAGGTTTCCTTAAAAATTGATCTGACAAAAGCTCACCTGTTTGATAAAAAATCAGGCCAGAACCAGCGTCTATAG
- a CDS encoding alpha-1,6-glucosidase domain-containing protein, whose translation MLDRKLKHFCGTFIIIALACLLLDSAKAAAPARAQWLSSQKMLVKLPQGLRVADNMMFQLANSDINFKDVPRTYPLPVIQRQDNYAVVSTASLNRQIIEDLIHRPLKVFVTNDQNQLLDSTPIQYAGLLDELYAYRGGDLGVTNQGAQFQMKLWAPTAYSVRVALFASPTAMQSDVVLVPTYQNGVWTTLVPRQYQNYFYLYEVTVYQPLTDRMETSLVTDPYSMSLAMNGAKSQLVDLDSAESKPYGWDTLTKPQLNSFKDITIYELHIRDFSANDESIPFVYRGTYDAFAQSGSHGVQYLKSLADSGLTHVHLLPFNDFGSVNEDRATWETINASSSNLQDAQGALAQIRSRDAFNWGYDPVHFFVPDGSYAMDPQGLSRVRETRAMVQGLNNLGLRVVQDVVFNHTYENGLSAFSVFDKIVPLYYYRLTDDGYTYNSSCCADTASEHVMMEKLIVDSVVHWAKNYKIDAFRFDLMSFHSRSTLMKVKEALRSLTPQRDGVDGSRIYIYGEAWPFGSFYNQNPQESMSQLNAYGTGIGFFNDRLRDAVRGGTTSSSEKSDQGFATGLYFDFNQEPANQNTPANINDQMDKIRHLGDVIKVGLAGNLRDFTFREHFGNVIYAGNLLFRNSPVATSAEPIETINYVSAHDGYTLWDAVQAKAPFYTNGRLPQTATASERQRMHQLAMAIPMLSQGVPFMEAGVELLRSKNGDQDSYDSGDYFNRINWRADDNYWGQGLPPAWKNYNDWSFWLPRLQNQDLKVNPALISQTANYYKALLRLRKNNSLFKMNTLDEVMKGLVFIDNENVIEPGLISMVLHNEREALLVMFNSSRVPRVFSHKVLSYNWAFTPEFGPNVDPMLSQVILNRPQSQIQIPGMTTVVLKLNKGPFQGVK comes from the coding sequence TTGCTAGATCGAAAGCTGAAGCACTTTTGCGGGACATTTATTATCATTGCGCTAGCGTGTCTATTATTAGACAGCGCAAAAGCTGCAGCCCCTGCACGCGCGCAATGGTTGAGTTCGCAAAAAATGTTGGTCAAACTTCCGCAGGGCTTGCGAGTTGCCGACAACATGATGTTTCAACTTGCCAATAGCGACATCAATTTCAAAGACGTTCCACGGACTTATCCTCTGCCCGTTATTCAACGTCAGGACAATTATGCGGTCGTCAGTACAGCTTCTTTAAACCGTCAGATTATTGAAGATTTGATCCACAGACCTCTCAAGGTTTTCGTAACCAACGATCAAAATCAGCTTCTTGATTCAACGCCCATTCAATATGCGGGTCTTTTGGATGAGCTTTACGCTTATCGTGGCGGCGATCTGGGAGTAACGAATCAAGGTGCTCAGTTTCAAATGAAACTGTGGGCTCCAACAGCGTACTCGGTGCGAGTGGCTTTGTTTGCTTCGCCCACAGCGATGCAATCAGATGTTGTACTTGTTCCGACTTATCAAAACGGTGTATGGACGACACTTGTTCCTCGCCAGTATCAAAATTATTTCTATCTGTATGAAGTGACTGTGTATCAACCACTGACAGACCGTATGGAGACGTCCCTAGTGACTGATCCCTACAGCATGAGTCTTGCGATGAATGGCGCGAAATCTCAACTAGTAGATCTGGATAGCGCCGAGTCTAAACCATATGGATGGGATACCTTAACAAAGCCCCAACTCAACTCTTTCAAAGACATAACAATCTATGAATTGCACATCCGTGATTTCAGCGCGAACGACGAAAGCATTCCTTTCGTTTACCGCGGAACTTACGATGCTTTCGCACAAAGTGGCAGCCATGGTGTTCAATACCTAAAGTCTTTGGCTGATTCCGGTCTAACTCACGTACATCTTTTGCCATTCAATGATTTTGGATCGGTGAACGAAGACCGTGCAACATGGGAGACGATCAATGCTTCGTCATCAAATCTGCAAGATGCGCAAGGTGCCTTAGCGCAGATTCGTTCTCGAGACGCTTTTAACTGGGGTTATGATCCGGTTCATTTCTTTGTTCCAGACGGCAGTTATGCGATGGACCCTCAAGGTTTGTCTCGCGTGCGGGAAACCCGCGCGATGGTGCAAGGTTTGAATAACTTGGGTCTGCGCGTGGTTCAAGACGTGGTTTTCAATCACACCTACGAAAACGGGCTAAGTGCTTTTTCGGTCTTTGATAAAATCGTGCCTCTTTATTATTACCGTCTGACGGATGACGGTTATACTTACAATAGCTCTTGTTGTGCAGACACGGCCAGCGAACATGTGATGATGGAAAAGCTGATTGTTGATTCCGTCGTTCACTGGGCAAAAAACTATAAAATCGACGCTTTCCGTTTTGATCTGATGTCGTTCCACTCTCGCTCCACGTTGATGAAGGTGAAAGAGGCTTTGCGCTCTTTGACTCCACAACGTGATGGTGTCGACGGGTCTCGTATCTATATATATGGTGAAGCTTGGCCATTTGGTTCGTTCTATAATCAGAACCCCCAAGAATCGATGAGCCAACTGAACGCTTACGGTACTGGTATTGGTTTCTTTAATGATCGTTTGCGTGATGCGGTTCGCGGTGGAACAACAAGTTCTTCGGAAAAATCAGATCAAGGTTTCGCAACCGGTTTGTATTTCGATTTCAATCAAGAGCCCGCAAATCAAAACACTCCTGCAAACATCAATGACCAAATGGATAAAATTCGCCATTTGGGTGACGTGATTAAAGTGGGCCTAGCGGGTAACTTACGTGACTTTACATTCCGCGAACACTTCGGAAATGTTATTTACGCCGGCAATCTATTATTCCGAAACAGCCCCGTTGCCACATCTGCCGAGCCCATTGAAACAATCAATTACGTCTCTGCTCATGACGGTTATACGTTATGGGATGCAGTTCAGGCCAAGGCTCCATTCTATACGAATGGTCGTCTGCCACAGACGGCAACTGCTTCTGAACGCCAACGCATGCATCAACTGGCGATGGCTATTCCAATGCTTTCCCAGGGTGTTCCGTTTATGGAAGCCGGCGTGGAGCTTCTTCGCTCTAAAAATGGCGACCAAGACTCTTATGATTCTGGCGACTATTTTAATCGCATCAACTGGCGTGCTGACGACAACTATTGGGGTCAAGGCTTGCCACCTGCTTGGAAGAACTATAACGACTGGTCGTTCTGGTTGCCTCGCTTGCAGAATCAAGATCTGAAAGTTAATCCGGCTTTGATTTCGCAAACTGCGAATTATTATAAAGCTCTGCTACGTCTGCGTAAGAACAACTCCTTGTTCAAAATGAACACATTGGATGAAGTCATGAAAGGTTTGGTTTTCATTGATAATGAAAACGTCATCGAGCCTGGCTTGATCTCCATGGTTCTGCATAACGAGCGCGAAGCTCTTTTGGTTATGTTTAATAGCTCGAGAGTTCCTCGAGTGTTTTCTCACAAAGTACTGAGTTATAACTGGGCTTTCACGCCTGAGTTTGGTCCGAATGTGGATCCTATGCTTTCGCAAGTGATCCTCAATCGTCCTCAGTCACAGATCCAAATTCCTGGCATGACGACAGTTGTGCTGAAGTTGAATAAGGGTCCATTTCAGGGTGTTAAATAA
- a CDS encoding sugar ABC transporter permease, producing the protein MIKRILAWVAILLFAAFSLYPIIYVISVSLRGDNAFQTQSLEIIGPNSTYRNFVDLFTKTDFLVWLKNSLIISSVTTFAGVALASCSAYALSRYRFRGRNSMLFALLTTQMFPATMLMLPFFIILSQLHLIDSFWGLFIIYSSTALPFCIWQMKAYYDTIPRELEEAALLDGCSRWMIFTKIILPVSSPALVITALFSFMSSWSEYVIAAVVLQDPQLYTLPLGLRSFQASLATQWGLYAAGALIVSVPVLVLFISISRYLVSGLTMGSVKG; encoded by the coding sequence ATGATTAAACGTATCCTTGCATGGGTTGCGATCCTTTTATTTGCAGCGTTTTCACTGTACCCGATTATTTATGTGATCTCGGTGTCTTTACGCGGAGACAACGCTTTCCAAACACAATCTTTGGAAATCATCGGACCTAACTCAACTTACAGAAACTTTGTGGACCTTTTCACAAAAACAGATTTCTTGGTGTGGTTGAAAAATTCCTTGATCATCAGCTCAGTGACAACGTTTGCAGGCGTGGCGTTGGCTTCTTGCAGTGCCTATGCTTTATCTCGTTACCGTTTTCGCGGTCGTAACTCGATGTTATTCGCTTTGTTAACAACACAAATGTTCCCGGCGACGATGTTGATGCTTCCGTTCTTTATCATCTTGTCGCAACTGCATCTGATCGACAGCTTCTGGGGCTTGTTCATCATTTACTCTTCGACGGCGTTGCCATTCTGTATTTGGCAGATGAAAGCTTATTACGACACGATTCCTCGCGAGCTTGAAGAAGCTGCGCTTTTGGATGGTTGCTCCCGCTGGATGATCTTTACCAAAATCATTTTGCCGGTGTCTTCACCAGCACTTGTGATCACGGCACTCTTCAGCTTTATGTCGAGCTGGTCCGAATACGTGATTGCAGCTGTGGTTCTGCAGGACCCACAGCTTTACACTTTGCCGTTGGGACTTCGTTCGTTCCAGGCAAGTTTAGCGACTCAATGGGGCTTGTATGCTGCAGGCGCATTGATCGTCAGCGTTCCAGTTTTAGTTTTATTCATCAGTATTTCCCGTTATTTGGTATCTGGTCTGACAATGGGAAGCGTGAAGGGTTAA
- a CDS encoding ROK family protein has protein sequence MTKKSYTIGFDLGGTKLAAALLDNNGDMLDFIKVPVDMKREGSAQKTQKRVIQVMADIALDFKKRFPKETSASVFKGIGLASAGPLNAEEGKLVNPVNYPGWKIVPIRDLVEKEIVKRGFKTKVYFQHDATAAALAEGWVGGAKGMKSFAVVTVGTGVGSGIIFNGMPCQSSGMGSECGHFVADMVGLKNNPDKIHHYTVEGLASGTGLLRRAKEMGFTGNSVEELVDTKDSKYSGLYSDMAFALALLCHNLSLAFNLEKIFISGGLIKIKDLYFKELKANYSKIIRQINTDLECKIEIAKTKNHAGVLGAGYLPHLYGKHTAKKK, from the coding sequence ATGACTAAAAAATCTTATACTATTGGCTTCGATTTAGGTGGAACTAAACTGGCGGCAGCTTTATTGGACAACAATGGAGACATGCTTGATTTCATCAAAGTTCCTGTCGACATGAAACGCGAGGGCTCTGCCCAAAAAACTCAAAAGCGCGTGATCCAAGTGATGGCTGACATCGCTCTTGATTTCAAAAAACGTTTTCCTAAAGAAACATCCGCTTCTGTTTTCAAAGGTATCGGCCTAGCCAGCGCAGGACCTTTGAATGCTGAAGAAGGCAAATTAGTAAATCCCGTCAACTATCCTGGTTGGAAAATCGTTCCGATCCGTGACTTGGTTGAAAAAGAAATCGTTAAACGCGGTTTCAAAACCAAAGTTTACTTTCAACACGATGCGACCGCTGCAGCCCTGGCTGAAGGCTGGGTGGGCGGAGCCAAAGGCATGAAGTCCTTTGCCGTTGTGACTGTGGGAACTGGCGTTGGCTCAGGCATTATCTTTAACGGTATGCCTTGCCAAAGCAGCGGCATGGGCTCTGAATGCGGGCACTTCGTTGCTGATATGGTTGGCTTGAAAAATAATCCTGATAAAATTCATCACTACACGGTGGAAGGTCTTGCATCGGGTACAGGGCTTTTGCGTCGTGCAAAGGAAATGGGATTCACGGGGAACTCTGTCGAGGAGTTGGTTGACACCAAAGATTCTAAGTACAGCGGACTTTATTCTGATATGGCCTTTGCGTTGGCTCTTTTGTGTCACAATCTTTCCTTGGCGTTTAACTTGGAAAAAATCTTTATCAGCGGTGGTTTGATTAAAATCAAAGACCTTTACTTCAAAGAGTTGAAAGCGAACTACTCTAAAATCATTCGTCAGATCAACACCGATCTTGAGTGCAAAATCGAAATCGCTAAAACGAAAAATCACGCCGGTGTTTTGGGTGCGGGATATCTTCCGCATCTTTACGGCAAGCACACGGCTAAAAAGAAGTAA
- a CDS encoding carbohydrate porin, with translation MKIIFWVLTIVFASNNALALEADFTTYLRGGSGVNQEGGKMECFRNSGMPGNFLRLGNECDFYTELGFVFHHKKPDAGDSSFFRTQLRYAYSSDGLRQWESAKQSQTIDTSGGTPSSTVTFSVPKSEIEAYVKAGGLDGNPIEYWVGKRFYRDIDLYIFDWYYYAEMAGVGAGLEAIPVGPGKLAIANLLQSNEEFATTSIGRPVLNIWDIRYSTIPVFAEQTISFWGVYAWAKGSTNTVGGTTTTFENTNGYVLATKLEGKAFSGYNKAALEFGQGAMKDFNVYGSSAVDSTNTQNKAWNVRLVEDWTMDVVDNWAIFLGAAASYGSNGKDSDNVVQWQGFGVRPIYYFTDRFQLATELGYTRYEDQSERVNGGTTGPYVGVRDLGRIAIAPQLSFKKSIWGRPVMRAYVSYSFWNDANQGDTRIGASAPTFADKSNGMNIGYQYEVWF, from the coding sequence ATGAAAATAATCTTTTGGGTTCTTACGATCGTGTTCGCATCTAATAACGCGCTTGCTCTCGAGGCAGACTTTACGACTTACTTGCGTGGTGGTTCTGGCGTCAATCAAGAGGGTGGTAAAATGGAGTGCTTCCGCAACAGCGGAATGCCCGGTAATTTCCTACGTTTAGGAAATGAATGCGATTTCTATACGGAATTGGGTTTCGTGTTCCACCACAAAAAACCGGATGCGGGCGACTCTTCATTTTTTAGAACGCAACTACGCTATGCGTATAGTTCTGACGGTTTACGTCAATGGGAATCGGCGAAACAAAGTCAAACGATTGATACTTCGGGCGGTACTCCTTCATCCACCGTTACATTCAGCGTTCCTAAATCAGAAATCGAAGCTTACGTAAAAGCCGGGGGTTTAGATGGCAATCCGATAGAATACTGGGTTGGTAAAAGATTTTACCGGGATATCGATTTATACATCTTCGATTGGTACTACTATGCAGAGATGGCAGGTGTAGGTGCTGGTCTTGAAGCTATCCCAGTCGGACCCGGTAAATTAGCGATCGCGAACTTGCTTCAGTCAAACGAAGAGTTTGCAACAACCTCTATCGGTCGTCCTGTTTTGAATATCTGGGATATCCGTTACTCGACAATTCCAGTTTTTGCAGAACAAACCATCAGCTTCTGGGGTGTCTATGCGTGGGCGAAAGGCAGCACTAACACTGTCGGAGGAACAACGACTACATTTGAAAACACCAATGGTTACGTTCTGGCGACAAAATTAGAAGGTAAAGCTTTCTCTGGTTACAACAAGGCCGCTCTTGAGTTCGGTCAAGGCGCTATGAAAGACTTCAATGTTTATGGCAGCAGTGCCGTTGATTCTACGAACACTCAAAACAAAGCGTGGAATGTTCGTTTGGTAGAAGATTGGACCATGGACGTTGTTGATAATTGGGCGATCTTTTTGGGTGCAGCTGCAAGTTATGGTAGCAATGGTAAAGATTCAGACAACGTGGTTCAGTGGCAAGGCTTTGGCGTTCGCCCCATTTACTATTTCACGGATAGATTTCAGTTAGCGACGGAGCTTGGTTACACTCGTTACGAAGATCAATCTGAACGAGTGAATGGCGGAACGACGGGGCCGTATGTTGGCGTTCGCGATTTGGGCCGCATTGCTATCGCTCCTCAACTTTCATTTAAAAAGAGTATCTGGGGCCGTCCTGTGATGCGTGCGTACGTTTCTTACTCATTCTGGAACGACGCAAATCAAGGCGACACCCGTATTGGTGCAAGTGCTCCTACTTTCGCGGACAAATCGAACGGAATGAATATCGGTTACCAGTACGAAGTCTGGTTCTAA
- a CDS encoding extracellular solute-binding protein: protein MRYYLFLLITFCSMAAQAEKMRIHVWHQMIYGHRQVLAEVLREFEKQNPDIIVQATYRETEELRSGYQSAAMGGSGPELVYGPSDQIGPFATMGIIRPLDEVLGAEYFKQFDPLAAPTYNGKHFAIGDGVGNHLMLIYNKKLLQSPPKNTDELIEFGKRLTVDKNGDGRVDQWGLVFNYTEPFFFAPFIPAFGDDFIKDEIKPNLNTPALANTFQFILDMRDKYKIIPKECDYETANALFKDGKSAMLINGDWSWGDYKEAKIDFGIARIPMVSGTGKWPASLVGTKAYSLNVNMKSPKHLEAAVKLLTYLTSTPVQLQFAEKVGTLPSNLDARESDIVKNNPLLKISADIMEVGHPLPIVPEVRAIWDSLRIQYQKVLAGSLPPQVAAEGAQNLAEKQIAEMNEVLQPDVGAYIVKAIFALVILGGLWMSRGSLMGFIKGFQGPNRFAYYMMLPAFIGIFAVIVYPFFYNIAISFSNFSLRTFQDWSIVGFTHYINALMDPKFYSLLLKTVIWTVVNVFFHVTLGVFLAVVINQVMPFKGFWRALLIIPWAVPQYITALTWRAMFNQEYGPINIMLQKFLHMSPIQWLSQPTTAFAACIITNVWLGFPFMMIVALGGLQSISNSLYEAARLDGANAWERFRHITWPLLLPVMAPAALLGSIWTFNNLNVIWLVSNSGEPGDQTHILVSYVYKAAFNLYRYGYAAAVSVIIFLILVIWGLGMLKSQYKKETQ, encoded by the coding sequence ATGCGGTATTATTTGTTTCTTTTGATTACGTTCTGTTCGATGGCTGCCCAAGCGGAGAAAATGCGTATCCACGTATGGCACCAAATGATCTATGGCCACCGTCAAGTTTTGGCGGAGGTTCTTAGGGAATTTGAAAAACAAAATCCTGATATCATCGTGCAGGCAACCTATCGCGAAACTGAAGAGCTTCGCAGTGGATATCAATCCGCCGCGATGGGCGGTTCAGGTCCCGAGTTAGTCTATGGACCTTCTGACCAAATCGGTCCCTTCGCTACAATGGGCATCATTCGCCCTTTGGATGAAGTCCTGGGCGCTGAATATTTCAAACAGTTCGATCCTCTGGCGGCTCCGACTTATAATGGTAAGCACTTTGCTATCGGTGATGGTGTCGGTAATCACTTGATGTTGATCTATAATAAAAAGTTGCTGCAATCTCCTCCAAAAAATACAGATGAATTGATCGAATTTGGCAAAAGACTGACTGTTGATAAAAACGGCGACGGTCGTGTGGATCAGTGGGGATTGGTCTTTAACTACACGGAGCCTTTCTTTTTTGCTCCTTTCATTCCCGCGTTTGGCGACGACTTTATTAAAGACGAAATTAAACCAAATCTGAACACGCCAGCCCTTGCGAATACATTCCAATTTATTTTGGACATGCGTGATAAATACAAAATCATCCCCAAAGAGTGTGACTATGAAACGGCCAATGCTCTGTTCAAAGACGGCAAATCTGCGATGCTTATCAATGGTGACTGGTCTTGGGGTGACTATAAGGAAGCCAAAATTGATTTCGGCATCGCGCGCATCCCCATGGTTTCAGGAACTGGTAAGTGGCCAGCTTCTTTAGTTGGTACAAAAGCTTATTCACTTAACGTGAATATGAAATCACCAAAACATCTGGAAGCCGCGGTTAAGCTTTTGACTTACTTAACATCCACTCCAGTGCAGCTTCAGTTCGCAGAAAAAGTGGGCACCTTGCCATCAAACCTTGATGCGCGCGAATCTGATATTGTTAAAAACAATCCGCTGTTAAAAATTTCTGCAGACATCATGGAGGTGGGTCATCCACTGCCGATCGTGCCTGAAGTTCGCGCCATCTGGGACAGTTTGCGTATTCAATACCAAAAAGTTCTAGCTGGCAGCTTGCCTCCACAAGTGGCGGCTGAAGGTGCACAGAACTTAGCAGAAAAACAAATCGCTGAAATGAACGAAGTCTTGCAACCAGACGTGGGTGCCTACATCGTTAAAGCCATCTTTGCATTAGTGATTCTGGGTGGTTTATGGATGAGCCGCGGCTCTTTAATGGGTTTCATTAAAGGATTCCAAGGTCCGAATCGCTTTGCGTACTATATGATGCTGCCAGCGTTTATCGGAATCTTTGCAGTCATCGTTTATCCGTTCTTTTATAATATCGCGATTTCGTTTTCGAACTTCTCATTAAGAACATTCCAGGACTGGTCGATCGTAGGCTTCACTCACTACATCAATGCTTTGATGGACCCTAAGTTCTATTCACTGCTTTTGAAAACTGTGATCTGGACAGTTGTGAACGTGTTCTTCCACGTAACATTGGGTGTATTCTTAGCGGTTGTTATCAACCAAGTGATGCCATTCAAAGGTTTCTGGAGAGCATTGCTGATCATCCCATGGGCAGTCCCTCAGTACATCACGGCTTTAACTTGGAGAGCGATGTTCAATCAGGAATACGGCCCGATCAACATCATGCTGCAAAAGTTTTTGCACATGTCCCCGATCCAATGGTTAAGCCAACCTACAACCGCTTTTGCAGCTTGTATCATCACCAACGTATGGCTGGGCTTCCCATTCATGATGATCGTGGCTTTGGGTGGTTTGCAGTCGATTTCTAATTCTCTGTACGAAGCGGCGCGCTTGGATGGTGCAAATGCCTGGGAGCGTTTCCGTCACATTACTTGGCCGCTGCTATTACCAGTAATGGCGCCTGCAGCATTGCTGGGTTCTATCTGGACATTTAATAATTTGAACGTGATCTGGCTTGTTTCCAACTCGGGTGAACCTGGGGACCAAACACACATCTTGGTTTCTTACGTTTATAAAGCAGCGTTTAACTTGTATCGCTACGGCTATGCAGCCGCTGTTTCTGTCATCATTTTCTTAATCTTGGTTATCTGGGGCTTAGGAATGCTTAAGTCTCAATACAAAAAGGAGACGCAGTAA
- a CDS encoding alpha-amylase: MFSKLQRTILFVAILLGTTSAFAAPRTVFVQLFEWPWREVARECELYLGPSGFSAVQVSPPHEHVSANGAWWERYQVVSYKMESRGGSEAEFADMVRRCNKAGVDVYADAVLNHMSGFPSGVGFAGSTFTHNNYPGVYSPNDFHYCGRNGNNNIVNYRDLYELQNCQLVGLADLATESAYVQQKMADYLNHLLDLGVSGFRLDAAKHMPSKDLAQITKRMKRSAYVFQEIIHESYGPVTYDEYFPAGDVTAYEYPFILGGSIKYGHLGNLLYIAKNLPSSDHSVVFVTNHDLERTGDGNILRYNGSDNSIYRLAQIFMLAYPYGYPQVYSGYDFNSYDQGPPLGSDMRTLGILAQNNSCVAPWTCEHRLPEVAAMVNFRNQTDKAFYVSNWNTDNTNFVSFSRGGLGFVALNFSGNSMNLTLQTGLPAGAYCNLTGPSYSRQSRKCSDMKYNVNSDGTINVNLPPYSSLVLLNRDQNKRTK, from the coding sequence ATGTTCTCGAAGTTGCAGCGTACAATCCTATTCGTAGCCATCTTATTAGGTACTACTTCGGCGTTCGCTGCCCCGAGAACAGTTTTTGTTCAACTCTTCGAGTGGCCGTGGAGAGAAGTTGCACGTGAGTGTGAGCTGTACCTGGGACCTTCTGGTTTTTCTGCCGTTCAAGTTTCCCCTCCCCATGAACACGTATCTGCGAATGGCGCCTGGTGGGAACGCTATCAAGTCGTTAGTTATAAAATGGAATCTCGTGGTGGTTCCGAAGCTGAATTCGCCGACATGGTTCGCCGCTGTAATAAGGCGGGCGTTGATGTTTATGCTGACGCTGTTTTAAATCACATGTCGGGTTTCCCATCCGGTGTGGGCTTTGCGGGCTCTACGTTCACGCACAACAATTATCCAGGTGTCTATAGCCCTAATGACTTTCACTACTGCGGTCGTAACGGCAATAACAATATCGTTAATTATCGTGACCTGTATGAGTTGCAAAACTGCCAATTAGTCGGCCTTGCCGACTTGGCCACTGAGTCCGCGTACGTTCAGCAGAAAATGGCTGATTACCTTAATCACTTGTTGGATTTAGGTGTCTCGGGCTTCCGTTTAGACGCTGCCAAACACATGCCTTCAAAGGACTTGGCCCAAATCACAAAACGCATGAAACGTTCTGCCTACGTCTTCCAAGAGATCATTCATGAATCTTATGGACCCGTGACCTATGACGAATATTTTCCGGCTGGTGATGTAACTGCTTACGAATACCCGTTCATTTTAGGTGGCAGTATTAAGTACGGTCACCTTGGTAACTTGCTATACATCGCTAAGAACTTACCAAGCAGCGACCATTCTGTGGTCTTCGTCACCAATCATGACTTGGAAAGAACCGGTGATGGCAACATCCTTCGCTACAATGGTTCAGACAATTCGATCTATCGTTTGGCGCAAATCTTTATGTTGGCTTATCCGTATGGCTATCCACAGGTTTACTCTGGATACGACTTCAATTCTTACGATCAAGGTCCGCCATTAGGTTCTGATATGCGCACGTTGGGCATCTTGGCGCAAAACAACTCCTGTGTAGCTCCATGGACTTGCGAACACCGTCTGCCTGAAGTGGCTGCGATGGTGAATTTCAGAAACCAAACTGATAAAGCGTTCTATGTATCCAACTGGAACACGGATAACACGAACTTCGTGTCCTTCAGCCGTGGTGGATTAGGTTTCGTGGCATTGAATTTCTCTGGAAACTCGATGAATCTGACTTTGCAAACAGGCTTGCCTGCGGGCGCTTACTGTAATTTGACTGGCCCGTCTTACAGCCGTCAATCCCGCAAGTGTTCAGACATGAAATACAACGTCAATTCTGACGGAACTATCAATGTGAACTTGCCTCCTTACTCATCTCTGGTACTTTTGAACCGCGATCAAAATAAACGTACAAAGTAA